CAGTGGAAATCTCAAATGTGAGTGAAGTAACTTCAAAGCCAAAAACAATAACAAGTGTGAAGAATAATAGGACAATAAGACCCCTATATCCTCCCTCTGGTAAATCTGTAGTGGTGGTGGAGTCTATGACAAAAGCAAAAGTGATTCAGGGGTATCTTGGGGATATGTTTGAAGTCATTCCAAGTTATGGTCATGTAAGAGACTTAGCTGCAAGATCAGGTTCTGTAAGACCAGAAGATGACTTCAGCATGGTTTGGGAGGTTCCTTCTGCTGCATGGACTCATCTCAAGAGCATTAAAGTCGCATTAGCAGAGTATAACTATGAACTATGAACTATGAACCCTAATTCTTATCCTCTCACAACTcctcaaaaataaaaattaatttgatTTCTTGTTTCTTTTTCAGAACCCAAAATCTGATTCTTGCATCAGACCCCGATCGAGAAGGTGAAGCAATCGCATGGCACATTGTTGAAATGTTACAACAACAAAACGCGTTGCCAGAAGACATAAACATTGCCCGAGTTGTCTTCAATGAAATTACCGAATCGTCCATCAAAGAAGCCTTGCGGGCCCCACGTGACATAGATTTCAATTTAGTCCACGCGTATCTTGCAAGAAGAGCTCTCGATTACTTAATCGGATTCAACATTTCTCCATTGTTATGGAGAAAATTACCCGGGTGCCAATCCGCAGGTCGGGTCCAATCCGTAGCTTTAGCTCTAATATGCGATCGGGAAACCGAAATCGATAAGTTTAAACCCGAAGAGTATTGGTCAATTGAAGGTGTTTTCAATAGTCAAAATGGTCAAACCCCATCACATTTAACACATTATGATTCCAAAAAGCTAACCCAGATGTCGATTGGTTCTCAAACAGAAGCAAATGTTATCGAAAACATGATCAAATCTTCAGAGTTTAAAGTGATTGGAAAAAGTAAAAAAAACTACAAAAGAATATCACCACCTCCTTACATAACATCAACCCTCCAACAAGATTCTGCAAGCAAACTACACTTTCCATCCGCATACACCATGAAACTTGCACAAAAGCTATACGAGGGGGTAAAGTTGCCAGATGGGAATTCAGCAGGGTTGATTACGTACATGAGAACCGATGGATTACACATGTCGGATACCGCTGTTGATGACATCAGATCATTTGTTACAGAAAGATACGGAAAAAAATACATCCCGAATACCCCCCGAAAGTTTTTCAAAAAAGTCAAAAACGCCCAAGAAGCCCATGAAGCAATCAGGCCCACAGACATAACAAGACTCCCCTCTATGCTCTCCACAATTCTTGATGAAGATTCATtaaaattatacactttaatttgGTGTCGATCAATTTCATGTCAAATGGAACCTTCTATTACAGAACAAATACAAATCGATATAGGAAACACAAACAGCTCGATTATTTTTCGAGCCTCAACCTCAAAATTGGATTTCCTCGGTTTCCAAGCTGTGTATAAGGATACTGAGAGCAGGATAATTAGGAACAATGAAGACGAACACGAAGGGCAAAATGGGTATTTTGAGATTCTCAACAATCTAAAATCAGGGGATTCAATGAGTCTCGGAGAGTTGGAACCGAAGCAACATTACACTCAAGCTCCATCACGTTACTCGGAGGGTAGTTTGGTAAAAAAGATGGAGGAGCTTGGAATTGGGAGACCTTCTACATATGCAACAACAATTAAAGTATTGAAAGATAGAAATTACATGACAGTGAAAAGCAGAGTGTTGTATCCAGAGTTTCGGGGGCGAATGGTGTCTGCTTTTTTGTTTCATCATTTCTCTGAGGTGACTGATTATAGTTTTACAGCTGATATGGAGACTGAGTTAGATAATGTTTCAGGGGGTTTGACTGAATGGAAAGGGTTGCTTAGAGATTATTGGACAAGATTTAGTAAGTATTGTGAACGTGCTAGTAGTGTTCATATTCATCAAGTGGAGAAGATGTTGGAGAAAACATTTGGTGATTTTTTGTTTGCTTCTCTTCCTGATCAAAGTAGATTGTGTCCAAGTTGTAGAGaaggtactttgatttttaaagtGAGTCGATTTGGTGCTGGTTATTTCATTGGTTGTGATCAACATCCTCAGTGCAAGTAAGTTTGCCAAtttgtttatttttcttttgttaaAAAAGTTAACAACATTTAAAcggtttttgaattttttttataaaggtATATTGCTAAGACACTATATGGTGATGATGAGGATGATTCTAGCCCAGAAAATAGTCGAGCTGTAGAGGAGCCCAAGGTTCTTGGAGTGCATCCTACCTCTAATGAAAAGGTTTATATCTTTTGGTTTTGTTAATGTAATTTTTTATGTGTgacataatcatatatatatatatatatatatatatatatatatatatatatttgtttaattatatttggtgttttgttatgttatgttatgtatggaTGAAGATTCTATTGAAGGATGGTCCATATGGTCATTATGTTCAGCTTGGTGAAGACAAAAAGGGACACTTACCTAAACGAGCTTCTGTCTCCCaggtatattatatttttatatttttatttttatttatttgtttttttttggtCATATTTATGACTTATAATTTCTCTTGTAATGTGATGATCAGATTTCAGATGTTACCTCTATTACTTTGGAAGATGCTCTTCAGTTGCTGCGTTACCCCATTACTTTGGTATGTTTTTGTTATCTGAATTCACATTTTTTTTATATCTAAAATTTATATTGTAATTCCTGAATTCATAATATTAAATTCGTATATATTTTAGGGAAAACATCCAGATGATGGTTTGCCAGTGGTACTGAAGCTTGCAAGACATGGATTGTCAGTAAAACATAGACGTACACAAGCACCAGTACCAAAGGTATGTTTTGTTAATATCTTCACATGAAAAATCGAAACATTTAATTATTCTTTTATttaggatttagggttttgattgtGTAAGTGTTTGAATATGGGCACAGAACACGAATCCTAATGACATAACTTTGGAGAAAGCAATGAAGTTTTTGATGGGAAAAGATGCGAAGCAAACTGGGAGGCCCAAGAAGAACAGAGACAAGGAAGCGGTTGAGGTTTTGTAGGTTAGGTATATATAATTGTTAAAAGACTAAAATTATTATtctattttttaataatttatatgAAGATGTTTTCATCGGTCTTTTTTTTTGCAACAACACGAACTCAAATGTAGCTCTCGAAAGTTGCTTGAGTTAAGAGGGTTTTAATTAGATTTAAAAGGGAGTTTTGGTTGTGCTTGTTGTAATTTATAGAAAGAGGAATCGTATTGATTGTTCAAGATTCTATGAAAAGAATACAAGTAGTCATTATGTTTGGCTGTCATTTGATCATGTGGTTTATTATGCATTTCTAGACACTTAATATGAGATAAAATTGATAAACAAGACAAAAATGTTTGTTCTATTTAAAatttaagacaaaattgcaaaaatggtccgtATGGTTGTCAAAATGATATGAATTTGATCCAAATAAATTGGTGGTGGATCAATGGTACAATTTTCAATATCTTGTGTTTGTGTAGTAGGTCCTTATGATTgacattatttttgtgtttttggtctATTTCTAGCTTAAAATGACAAATATGcttttaaatataattttttttgaagtcACATCTTTAACCCACTCATTTACaaacattctctctctctctctctctctcaacagtCCACCCTATCACATGTCGGACCACCATCGTCAACATACCGCCACAGTCTTCGGACCATCGGCGGCG
The genomic region above belongs to Lactuca sativa cultivar Salinas chromosome 4, Lsat_Salinas_v11, whole genome shotgun sequence and contains:
- the LOC111885654 gene encoding uncharacterized protein LOC111885654 isoform X1 codes for the protein MSKALHSFSGCSSFGSGHTCERLLEVGLKRVTVSCIFNGRHAKAPSLKPQKPYFSFRSHTNQSYSTFSIQPLSRSSPPIRPMSTINYGLMNGGFGIFAPYRHFSQIPRAVIPKNDACDGEGRRKSTSFLSFNKNWKQTKRLTHKKPLEVGGRTSTKSIKAVKKDDILALKDSPIEDGKIEVNLVENESQLPKTKAKKKPTPKVKKSQEKSAVASEEPPPPPPPQPQASSKKVSRSKKSKSSKNDNLASASEVTPNGKPTIEVSLEDEQPKETTTTSKTRKRKPKTQAKSNDTVEISNVSEVTSKPKTITSVKNNRTIRPLYPPSGKSVVVVESMTKAKVIQGYLGDMFEVIPSYGHVRDLAARSGSVRPEDDFSMVWEVPSAAWTHLKSIKVALAETQNLILASDPDREGEAIAWHIVEMLQQQNALPEDINIARVVFNEITESSIKEALRAPRDIDFNLVHAYLARRALDYLIGFNISPLLWRKLPGCQSAGRVQSVALALICDRETEIDKFKPEEYWSIEGVFNSQNGQTPSHLTHYDSKKLTQMSIGSQTEANVIENMIKSSEFKVIGKSKKNYKRISPPPYITSTLQQDSASKLHFPSAYTMKLAQKLYEGVKLPDGNSAGLITYMRTDGLHMSDTAVDDIRSFVTERYGKKYIPNTPRKFFKKVKNAQEAHEAIRPTDITRLPSMLSTILDEDSLKLYTLIWCRSISCQMEPSITEQIQIDIGNTNSSIIFRASTSKLDFLGFQAVYKDTESRIIRNNEDEHEGQNGYFEILNNLKSGDSMSLGELEPKQHYTQAPSRYSEGSLVKKMEELGIGRPSTYATTIKVLKDRNYMTVKSRVLYPEFRGRMVSAFLFHHFSEVTDYSFTADMETELDNVSGGLTEWKGLLRDYWTRFSKYCERASSVHIHQVEKMLEKTFGDFLFASLPDQSRLCPSCREGTLIFKVSRFGAGYFIGCDQHPQCKYIAKTLYGDDEDDSSPENSRAVEEPKVLGVHPTSNEKILLKDGPYGHYVQLGEDKKGHLPKRASVSQISDVTSITLEDALQLLRYPITLGKHPDDGLPVVLKLARHGLSVKHRRTQAPVPKNTNPNDITLEKAMKFLMGKDAKQTGRPKKNRDKEAVEVL